TTAATAAATCCCGGCCCTGCAATCTCAACAGAAGCGATTTTTGAGGGGTCGGTTTCCAGCGCAGTGACAAGCTCTTCCGCGATTTTCCGCGGATTTTTTTTCATGGTACCCGCCAGCATCATGGCAGCATTTGTAGCTGCATCTCCGTGAGACGGATCGCGCGGTGTTTCTATTTTGATTGAAGGAATCTCAGATTGATCCAGGCCCATTTTTGTAAGGGCATTCCGGATGGCACTCTGCAGGTATGTATCCATGAATAGAGAATTAACTGTCGTTCAAAAAAACTGAGCAGTTAAGATAAGGCTTTCGATGTGTAATTCATGAACGATAAAAGGATGTGACCCGAAAGTTTAAAACAGCGTGGCCTGATCGTTTCGCTGATCATCGTCGCGGTGCAGCTCTTCACTTTCATGATATACAACCAGCATTTCCGCGGTAAATCGTTTTTGATAGATTCTGCGCGAAATACCCTGTAATGCCCTTTCGCCGCGGGGGGTAATTCTCAGATATCCGTGTTCATCCTCCTGAAGAAAGCCAAACTGTTTGATGTCATTGACGATGAGATAGGCCAATTTTGGAAGAGTTCCGATATTTTTCTCGACATATTCACGATGCGGCGGGGTCTCGGATGAGAGTACCAGTCCCAGCAGATTCAGCTCTGCCTCGGTTAGCGGATATCCTTCAGAGCCTTTGGTAAGTAGTTCATCCCAGGCAGCCTGGCTATAGTAAAGCCCGAACCACCACTTAGCCTCCTTGAGCAGTTTGTGTGTAACGGCGCAGGCCAGGTATTTGCCGGGGGCGGCCTTCCTGGGCTCACCCCGGTCGCGGTACATGCTTACCATTGTGGCGAGATCCAGCTCCTGAAGGTTCGGCGGATACGTAAAATAGAAATCTGTTTTTTTCTGCATGATCACGTCTGTTAACAAAATGATATATACAAAAATTTCTGCGATTTCTGTGAAGAGTTTGCGTCATTCTCCGGATCAAAAAAAGGAAAAGAGAGAAATTATGCAGCACATTCCGGCGCCCGATTCATCGGGTCAGATTGGTTCACGCTGTACCTTTCAGGTATTGTTGCCGCCGGTCTTCAGGGAGATGCTCTATGGCATACCGGAGCATGGTTCTGGGCATGTTGCGATAATGTGAACTGAGAAACCGTTCCATCCGCTGCCTGTCGCGACGCCCCGCTTCCCTGATCATCCAGCCGGCAGCTTTGTGCATGAGATCCTCTTTGTCATCGATCAGAATGAGGGCAATTCGAAAGGTATCTTCAAGGTCGCCCTGACCGATAAAGTAGTGTGTAGCGATGATGGATGTTCAGCGTTTCCAGAGATTTTGCGACCTCGCAAGCTCGAATAAAAGGGACCGGTCGCGCCTGAAGAGATGCTTTCCTGCAATTTTATCCGCAGAGGAATCCACCAGATCCCAATTATTTACTCTGTCAAGATTCCTGATATAAAAACGGAAAATCTCTTCGCGTTCAGGTTCGCCTGCTTTTTTATACTGCTGAACAAGTACGAACAGCGCTGTTAACCGTACCTCATGCCAGGGCGATTGGAGCAATTCACCAATCTCATCGAGCGACAGATGGCTGTATCTGCCTGCAACCTTTCTTTGGGGCGGAACCCGAATGCCGAGAAATTGATCTCCTTCACCATATTCACCCGGACCGGATTTAAAAAATCGCTGTGAGTGTCTGGCGATCTCAGGGTTGGCCAGCTCTTTAAGCTCGGAGAGCAGACGTTGTACGGATTTACTGCTCATACCTGTTCAGGTAAAGGTTAACCGGGAATAACTGTATCACAAAGGATGACTGTACCACTCTTAGGCGGTTGGGTGCAACAGAAAACTATTCTGTAAATAGTTTGTAGCCGGATGAAACCTATTCTGAAAACCTGCTGGATTATATCTACTTCTTGCCTTTTTCGTCAATCAGTCTCACGGCATCACCCATTGTAAACTTCTCAGGGTCCGTTCCTTTCGGCAGGGAGATATTTTTTCGCCCGTACTTGATGTAAGGGCCATATCGCCCATCCAGAACCTTGATTGGCTGATCCGTTTCAGGGTGTTTGCCCAGGTCGGCAATCGCTGAACTTCCGCGCCCCTTGCCCTTCTCTTTCAGAAGTTCCACGGCCCGGTTCAGGTCTACAGTGAGCACATTATCGGTTTTCTTAAGCGACTTGAACGATCCGTCATGAAGCACAAACGGTCCATACCGGCCGACCCCCGCTTTTACTACTTTACCGGTATCGGGATGTTCTCCCAGCGTACGGGGCAGGCTCAGCAGATCTAATGCGGTTTCCAAATCAACATCCGAAGGATTCATCCCCTTTAGCAGCGATACCCTTTTGGGTTTCTTGTTGTCATCCGACACTTCACCCAGCTGTACATAGGGACCGAAACGTCCGGTTAGCACATAAACATCCTCGCCCGTTTCCGGATGCTTGCCGAGAGATTTGGGTCCGTCTTTTTCGGCGGCAAGAAGCTCTTTGATTTTTTCTGCATTGAGTTCTCCCGGATCGAGATCAACGGGCAGCGACGTGGTTATCTCTTCACCGTCGCTCTTTGTTTTTACATAGGGACCAAACCTGCCAACATGAACCTGCATACCGTTCAGGTCATCGATCGGCAGGTCGAGCAGTTTCGCTTCCTGGGGATCAATCTTGTCCTCCTGCTGGTCTACCTGATTTTTTAGCCCATCATCACCTTTGTAGTACTCGTCAAGGTACTTAACGGGATCGTATTTGCCCTTTGCAATCTCGTCCAGTTTATCCTCAAGTTTAGAGGTAAATTCACTGTCAACAACGTGCGGAATGTGTTTTTCCAGAAGTTCGGTTACCGCAAAGGCCGTATAGGATGGGATCAGTGTTTTCCCATCGCTGCGTGCATAACCGCGATCCTGAATTGTGCTGATAATCGTTGCATAGGTACTCGGTCGCCCTACGCCACGCTTTTCGAGCTCCTTGACCAGTGTGGCCTCTGTAAAGCGGGCAGGTGGTTTGGTCTCATGAGAAATGGATTCCAGCTCATGGAGGTCAATACCTTCACCCTCTGACAGTTCGGGAAGAAAAATTTCCTGATTTTCGAGAGCGGCATCAGGGTCATCGCTTCCTTCTACATATGCCCTGAAGAACCCCGGGAAGAGGATTTTCTTTCCGGTTGTCTTGAACTCCGCACGGGTGCCGTTTTGGTCCGCAGCAATTGTGGCGTTGGTAAATTCAAGTACGGCCTCTGCCATCTGTGTGGCAATGGTACGTTTCCATATCAGGTCGTACAGTTTGAGTTCACGGCCGCTAAGCCCTGTTTTTCCAGGCATGGTAAAGCTTGAGCCGGCGGGTCGAATGGCTTCGTGTGCTTCCTGTGCACCTTTTGCCTTGCCGAAATTGCGAACTCTTTCAAAAAGATATTCCTCTCCGTACTGCTGCTCTACCGCATTGCGTGCCGCATTGATTGCCTGACCCGATAGCCTCGTGGAATCGGTTCTCATATAGGTGATATGACCGTTCTCGTAGAGTTTTTGAGCAATACTCATTGTATCACGGGCAGAAAATCCGAATTTACGGTTGGCTTCCTGCTGAAGGGTCGAGGTGATGAAAGGAGCGGAGGGATTTCGTTTCTGGGTCTTTACATCTATGGCAGAAACCGACCAGTCAGCTTCCCTGAGCATATCGCGCAGATCATTTGACGCCTTTTCGTCCAGTAAAACGACATTATCAGGCTTTTTCAGTTTACCCGTGTTTTCATCAAAATCTTTCCCGCTGGCCAGCCTTTTGCCGTTCAGGTGAGAAAGGTCTGCGGTGAATGTATGTTTATCACCCTCTTTTGAAACGGATGCTTTGAGATCAAAATAGGTGCCGCTCTTAAATTTCATCCGCTCGCGTTCCCGCTCTACAAGAAACTCAACGGCAACCGACTGTACACGTCCGGCAGATAAACCGGGAGAGATCTTTTTCCAGAGAAGCGGGGAGATTGTGTAACCGGCGAGCCGGTCCAGTATACGCCGTGTCTCCTGTGCATGTACCAGGTTCATATCAATATTCCTGAAATTCTCAAGAGCGTTCTTCACGGCTTCTTCCGTAATCTCCCGGAACACCATCCTCTTCACGGGCACTTTCGGATTCAACAGTTCGGTAAGGTGCCATGAAATGGCCTCTCCTTCACGATCTTCGTCAGTCGCCAGGATAAGCTCATCTGCGTCCTTCAGCTGATCCTTCAGCTTTTTAACAATTTTCTTCTTGCTGGCAGGAACAACGTAAAGGGGATCGTAGCGATCGTCAACATTGATGCCCAGATTAGACCAGGACTCCTTCTTGTACTTTGCAGGGATTTCTTTGGCAGATGAGGGAAGGTCGCGTATATGCCCCATCGATGAGTCTACTATATACCCCTTGGGAAGATACTTTTTAATCGTTTTGGTTTTTGTGGGCGACTCGACAATAACTAATGATTTCATAAAACAATAACGAATTCTTATTCAGTGAACAGACTCAGTACCTGTTTGATCAGGATAACGAACGAATCAGCTCTTTTAACTCTTCTGCGTGTGCTTTTGTATTCACCTTTTCTATAACGGCTTTCACTGTTCCGTTGGTGTCGATGACAAAGGCAGACCGCGATGGAGCATCATACGTTTTGCCATACATCTTCTTTTCAACGATAGAATCGGTAGCCTCTGCAAAGGCAAAATCGGGATCGGATGCAAGAACGTACGGGATGCCCAGTTTGTCGGCATATTTTTGATGAGAACCACAGGTGTCCTTGCTGAGTGCGATCAGGTTGTACCCTTGTTCGTCAAACCATTCGGCGTGTTCTGCAAGGCTTCTGTTTTGCTTGTCGCATCCGCTGGTATTGTTTCGCATATAAACGGAAACAATGGCCGGCCGGTCGAGCAGTTCATCAAACCGTACTTCTTTTTCCTCACCATTCTGTACGATGCTGAGAGTGAAATTAGTATCAATTTTTTCTCCTGTGGAAATCATACCTCTTATTCAGTTTGTTTGGGTTGTATGTGTTGAGACCTAACCCGATTTGGCGAGTAAATCGTTCTGATTTGAACCAATGCCCACTGCTACCGAAAGACTTTTAGTATACACATTCTAAATATCTTGTAGCAACAGTCTTTTGCCTGTCATACGATTATCGGTGCCACGGGCCTTCAGAAAGGGGATAAAAAGATATTTCTAACTGTTGCTGCTGAATTTTGCATGAAGGGCCCTGGCAACGTTGGCAGGCACGAAACTGCTCAGGTCTCCCCCCCATTCAGCCACCTCTTTTACAATGGTTGCGGAGATAAAGGTAAGCTGTTCGTCGGGCATCATAAAGATGGTATCCACTTCGGGTGCCAGGCGCCGGTTTGTAAGGGCCATTCGGAATTCATACTCGAAATCCGAGATTTGACGTACACCCCGGAGAAGTACATGCACGTTTTTTTTCCGGGCAAAATCAATCAATAGCCCGGTGAACTGCTCCACTTCAACATTATCGGCCCAGTCATAACTCCCAATAGCCTCCTTGATAAGGTCTACACGTTCATCACCCGTAAACACAGCGTTCTTTCTCTTGTTTACAGCAACGGTAACAATAACCTTGTCGAACATTCTAACGGCGCGTTCAAGAATGTCGAGGTGGCCGTTGGTAAGGGGGTCGAATGATCCCGGATAGAGTGCGGTACGCGTCATGTCAGAAGGAGGTTTGCAGCATTTGATTTAAGAAAATGTACATATTTGCCGCTACTTAAAAAAAAGGATCTTATCTTTATCTTTTTCAACCTGATGCATCCGGCCTGAATATGGATGCGGTGGTTCGTCCGTAAGATTTGCAGTGGATGCAGGCGGAGTGTCCGGAAAAATCATGCCGCTTATCGTGCTCCAGGATGTACCAGCCATCTTTGTTAAGCCAGTCATTATTCAGAATGCTCTCCGTCATCTCCTCCATCCTGTGATAGTCGTAAGGAGGATCTGCAAAAATGAAATCGTATGACCCGTGTGTGCTTCTCTCCAGAAAAGTCTCCACATCCATGGCAATGGTTTGTATTTGCGTCTCTACCTGAAACTGTTTTGCCAGCTTTTCAATATGACGGATATGCTGGTGTTCACGGTCCACAAAAAGACAATTTTCAGCACCTCTTGAAATTGCCTCAAAACCCAGATTGCCGCTCCCTGCAAAAAGGTCAAGCACCCGCGTGTTATCAAAGTAGGTTCTGGCTGCGATTATGGAGAAAATTCCCTCTTTTGCCCGGTCGGAGGTAGGCCGCAGCAGGCCGGATTTTGGAACGGGGATAGTGCGTCCTTTCAGTTTGCCTGTAATAATTCTCATGCCGGCTGCCCTGCGTGGGAGTCAAGGTTCAGGCTCATCATAATTGCAGGAAAAGCACTTTCCAGCGGAAACCCATATGTTTTTTCCCTCGCATTAACGCCCATTTCCTGAAGTGTATTCATTACGTGAACGGTGCCCGAATCGTCCCAGTACGGCGTCAGAATTTCTGAAATTATGCGGCTTTGGTGGCCAAAAGCATAAATTTTTTCGTGGATTCCGTTCATCCAGGTTAAATTTCCGGAATAAAGCGTCCAGAGATATGGCAGGTCGGAAGGGTTGTCATAATGCAAGTAGGTACACGCCCTTAGCTTGCCAAGTAAAAAGGATGAGACGGATATATACGAAGAAAGGCAGTTTACCATCAGAAATGAGCCGTTCGTGTTGCTGTGCGCCTGCCAGTCTGCACCCACTTCAAATTCTGAGACATATTCTGAATTGGAAAAGGACCCCAGAAGCTGATTGAAACCCTGCATTGATGCACGGTTTCGTAAAAGCAGTAGCTTATAATCCACATTGCTTAACGGTTGCCAGGTAGCTTCAATATCACTTCTGTCGGTACCGTGCATCAAAAGGGAGATATGTGATTCCCTTTCGGAGGCATCCTCATAAACTGATCGGGGAACCACCGTCCAGCACTCCTCTGTGGCAGGGGCCAGAATCTTTACGGATTTACAGTCGTGGAACTCTTTAAGATTTGAAAGGGCTGTTTTCAGGGCTGGAAAGCCATACTCATCCCCGCTGATAATTGAATTTTTTACATCGAAATTAAATTCAAAGCTGCCAATATGCTTCAAATGGCCGTCCTGTCCGGGGCTGTTTACCGAGTAGAAAAGGTAATTATCGGCATAACAGATACCCAGGCATGACTCATCCAATCCCATAGGCTATCAGTTCCAGCTTGGCGCGTTCAGCAGAGTGGTTCTTTCAAGATCGCCGATAACATCACCCGTGCCGGGGTTTTCAAGCAGATAGAGCGGCGGGCGGATCGTATCGTTAAGGGTATATTCAAATCTGTTGTGCGGTGGCCGCGGGGAAAAGATCAGTGAGTCGGGGTTGTAAACTGACGGCGGACGAAAAGCGAAAAGTGAATCCGCTCTTTCTGAAATGAACTCATTCGTTTTCACAAACTGAACAAGACTGTCGAGGCCCCCATCACTGGGTGGAAAGTTTCCGCGGCGGTTTCTGTACTGTACAAGTGCATCGCGAACCATCAACATTCTGTGCCTCTCACGCTCAACCATCTCTTCTTCTTCCAGAACCTGCTGGTAGGGGTCTACAATTGAACGATACAGGAAATAGGACAGCGCAATGATGAGAATGCCCAGTACGATCGTCAAAATGTTATTGCGGGTTGTTAAATCCATGTGAGAGTGTGTCTTGGTTTGCGATAGAGTAATATTTTGCGAAACAGAAAATAATCGCAGACGATTTGATATGCAACTTTCTAATCGTCTGAATGATGAATATTAACATTTAGGATGAAGGAACAGAAATCTCTCTTTTAATGTGCTTATCAATCCTCTGCGCCTGAATTTTTCATATTTGCCGGGTTCCGGTTCAACCTCTTCCAGAATGGTGATGGTAAATAGGGACCCGAAAAGAGAGTCAATTTCGGTAAGCGGCACCGAGAAGGGAGGGCCGTTCATTTCCTCCTGATTGTACTCAAAGTGATGCAACAGGCCGTGGGGCTTCGGGTGCTCCGCGATGAGAGCTTCGATTTTTTTTGCATATCGTGTCCGGGCGGCATCCGGCAGTGCGATCAGTGCGGCCTTGTCGTAGATCAGGTCGAATTTCTTCCCGGTTGTTTCCGGAAAGCGGAAAAAATCACCGATCCATATCTGCAGGTTTTCGTGTGACAAGATTGAAAAACCGTGCGAACAACTCTCTTCAGGAACGATACCGCGTTCGTCAAAGTAGCTTCTTACCGCTGTTTCAGATATCTCAACTCCTGTTACTTGAGATGCATTGTGGGTTAAAAAGTCAAGATCCTCACTTTTTCCGCATAACGGCACAAGCACGGTGGGCGGCTGCGGTATGGGTAAAGAGTGCCAGTATTTGGAGAGGCCGGGATAACCGCCCGGCATGTGAAAGCCAACATTGCCCTTGTTCCACCTGCTTCGCCAGTAACTCAGTTCCATGAATGGTTTTAATCGTTAAAATTATGCGATACTTTTGGAGCTTCTTCAGAACCTGCAAACGGAACGGCACATATTGAACCGCACCATACTCAAACTCGCAATTCCCAATATCATCAGCAACCTTTCCGTGCCGCTGCTTGGTGTTGTGGATACAGCGCTGGTGGGACACCTGGATGAAGTGTATTACCTTGGCGCGCTTGCTGTGGGTGGGATGATATTCAACTTTCTGTTCTGGGGTTTCGGTTTTCTGCGGATGGGAACCACCGGTATAACCGCGCAGGAATACGGAGCGCGGAACAGGCAAAGCATGATGATGACGATGGCCAGGGTTCAGCTTATCGCCTGGTCATTTGGACTGGCTATCATTCTGATGCAAACCCCTCTGATTAGGTTCAGCCTCTGGATTATTGAGAGCAGCGAGGAGGTTGCTCACTTTACACAGGTGTATTACGACATACGTATTTATACAGCTCCAGCCATGCTTGCCCTTTATGGGCTTCAGGGATGGTTTCTTGGAATGCAGAATGCAAAGTACCCGATGATCATCACCATTGTCCACAATCTGCTGAATATTGTTTTGAATATCTTTTTTATTCAGGTAATGGACATGCACGTGGATGGAGTGGCATGGGGAACACTGATCTCAACATGGCTTGCACTTGGGTTGGGTGTATGGCTGTTTTTCAGAAAATACAAACGGTACACAGGCCATTATAAACAGTCCGAACTTGTAAACAGGGATGAGCTGAAGCGGTACTTTTCGGTAAACCGCGATATATTTATCCGAACACTATGCCTGATTTTCACATTTTCTTTCTTTACTGCAAAAAGCGCCGCGCAGGGTGATCTGGTTCTCGCAGCCAATACCATACTGCTGCAGCTCTGGATGGTGGCATCATACGGTATCGATGGATTTGCCTATGCGGCGGAGAGCCTGATAGGACGCTTCAAGGGAGGCAACAATAGTGAAAAACTCAGGAAAGCGGTGTATTACAATCTGGGATGGGGCCTTTTTCTGGGAGTTACTGGGTCACTTATATATCTTCTGTTTGATGAAGCTATTCTGTTTTTGTTTACCGACAAAACGGATGTGATCGCCCTTGCGATGTCGGTCATGATATGGACAATTCTTGCTCCTCTGGTATCCAGCTTTTGCTATATTCTGGATGGTGTGTTTATTGGTGCAACCGAAACGGCACCAATGCGAAACACAATGCTGATTGCAACATTTGCCATTTTTCTGCCGGCCTATTATGCAGGCAATTCGCTCTTTGGTGTTCATGGCCTCTGGGTTGCCATGGTATTGTTCATGGTTACCAGGGGTGCAGCGCTAGGCTTTTACCTGCCCGGGAGAATTCTGGATATAGAAAACTGATGGTTCCCAATACACATGGTAGATAAAACGAACTATGGATGATCAACTGAATATTCTGCTGATGAGGCATGCCAAGTCATCCTGGAAAGACAGGAGACTGAGAGATTACGACCGTCCGCTCAACAAACGGGGGAATAGGGATGCTCCTGCAATGGGTCTGTTTCTTAAAAATGCGGGAAGAACGCCCGATCTAATCATCAGTTCACCCGCTCTGCGGGCCAAAACAACGTCGCTGATGGCGGCTGAGGAGATGGATTTTGACCATGAGCGTATTTTATGGAACGATAAACTCTATTTTGATGGACCTGATGCTTACGTTGAAGCTATCAAACAAGCGGGGACTGAGTCCGGGCTAAAACGGATTATGACTGTTGGCCATAACCCCATGACGGAAAACACCATTGCCCTCCTAACCGGCAGGCAGAACCCGTATTCGGTGCCTACGGCAGCAGTCATTTGCCTTGACGTGAATGTAGGTTCGTGGGATGAGCTGGTACTCGGCTGCTGTACTTTGGTGTGGATAAAAAGACCCAAAGATCTCTGATTTTTACCTCCATTTATTTCGGATGACAGATCAGATCTGCCTGTTTCGTCAGCGGGCCGTAAATACCGTTAGCCTGCCTCCATTTCCAAAAGCAGGCGTTCGGTTTGGTGAATGTGCCTCATCACAAACAGTATATATCGAATATCCACGCTGATGGTTCGTGCTGCATCGGGTACTACATAGTAGTCGCTTACAATGCCCTCGATGTTGCCGTCGAAAGCGAGCCCAATAAGTTCACCGTTGCCGTCGAGAACAGGGCTTCCCGAATTTCCGCCCGTGATATCGTTTGTGGAAAGGAAGTTAAGATACATGGAGCTGTCGGCCGTCAGCTCGCTGTCTGAAAAGTACTGAAGCT
This window of the Rhodohalobacter mucosus genome carries:
- the rsmD gene encoding 16S rRNA (guanine(966)-N(2))-methyltransferase RsmD; this translates as MRIITGKLKGRTIPVPKSGLLRPTSDRAKEGIFSIIAARTYFDNTRVLDLFAGSGNLGFEAISRGAENCLFVDREHQHIRHIEKLAKQFQVETQIQTIAMDVETFLERSTHGSYDFIFADPPYDYHRMEEMTESILNNDWLNKDGWYILEHDKRHDFSGHSACIHCKSYGRTTASIFRPDASG
- a CDS encoding peroxiredoxin; its protein translation is MISTGEKIDTNFTLSIVQNGEEKEVRFDELLDRPAIVSVYMRNNTSGCDKQNRSLAEHAEWFDEQGYNLIALSKDTCGSHQKYADKLGIPYVLASDPDFAFAEATDSIVEKKMYGKTYDAPSRSAFVIDTNGTVKAVIEKVNTKAHAEELKELIRSLS
- the topA gene encoding type I DNA topoisomerase yields the protein MKSLVIVESPTKTKTIKKYLPKGYIVDSSMGHIRDLPSSAKEIPAKYKKESWSNLGINVDDRYDPLYVVPASKKKIVKKLKDQLKDADELILATDEDREGEAISWHLTELLNPKVPVKRMVFREITEEAVKNALENFRNIDMNLVHAQETRRILDRLAGYTISPLLWKKISPGLSAGRVQSVAVEFLVERERERMKFKSGTYFDLKASVSKEGDKHTFTADLSHLNGKRLASGKDFDENTGKLKKPDNVVLLDEKASNDLRDMLREADWSVSAIDVKTQKRNPSAPFITSTLQQEANRKFGFSARDTMSIAQKLYENGHITYMRTDSTRLSGQAINAARNAVEQQYGEEYLFERVRNFGKAKGAQEAHEAIRPAGSSFTMPGKTGLSGRELKLYDLIWKRTIATQMAEAVLEFTNATIAADQNGTRAEFKTTGKKILFPGFFRAYVEGSDDPDAALENQEIFLPELSEGEGIDLHELESISHETKPPARFTEATLVKELEKRGVGRPSTYATIISTIQDRGYARSDGKTLIPSYTAFAVTELLEKHIPHVVDSEFTSKLEDKLDEIAKGKYDPVKYLDEYYKGDDGLKNQVDQQEDKIDPQEAKLLDLPIDDLNGMQVHVGRFGPYVKTKSDGEEITTSLPVDLDPGELNAEKIKELLAAEKDGPKSLGKHPETGEDVYVLTGRFGPYVQLGEVSDDNKKPKRVSLLKGMNPSDVDLETALDLLSLPRTLGEHPDTGKVVKAGVGRYGPFVLHDGSFKSLKKTDNVLTVDLNRAVELLKEKGKGRGSSAIADLGKHPETDQPIKVLDGRYGPYIKYGRKNISLPKGTDPEKFTMGDAVRLIDEKGKK
- the coaD gene encoding pantetheine-phosphate adenylyltransferase → MTRTALYPGSFDPLTNGHLDILERAVRMFDKVIVTVAVNKRKNAVFTGDERVDLIKEAIGSYDWADNVEVEQFTGLLIDFARKKNVHVLLRGVRQISDFEYEFRMALTNRRLAPEVDTIFMMPDEQLTFISATIVKEVAEWGGDLSSFVPANVARALHAKFSSNS
- a CDS encoding MATE family efflux transporter codes for the protein MELLQNLQTERHILNRTILKLAIPNIISNLSVPLLGVVDTALVGHLDEVYYLGALAVGGMIFNFLFWGFGFLRMGTTGITAQEYGARNRQSMMMTMARVQLIAWSFGLAIILMQTPLIRFSLWIIESSEEVAHFTQVYYDIRIYTAPAMLALYGLQGWFLGMQNAKYPMIITIVHNLLNIVLNIFFIQVMDMHVDGVAWGTLISTWLALGLGVWLFFRKYKRYTGHYKQSELVNRDELKRYFSVNRDIFIRTLCLIFTFSFFTAKSAAQGDLVLAANTILLQLWMVASYGIDGFAYAAESLIGRFKGGNNSEKLRKAVYYNLGWGLFLGVTGSLIYLLFDEAILFLFTDKTDVIALAMSVMIWTILAPLVSSFCYILDGVFIGATETAPMRNTMLIATFAIFLPAYYAGNSLFGVHGLWVAMVLFMVTRGAALGFYLPGRILDIEN
- a CDS encoding SixA phosphatase family protein, producing the protein MDDQLNILLMRHAKSSWKDRRLRDYDRPLNKRGNRDAPAMGLFLKNAGRTPDLIISSPALRAKTTSLMAAEEMDFDHERILWNDKLYFDGPDAYVEAIKQAGTESGLKRIMTVGHNPMTENTIALLTGRQNPYSVPTAAVICLDVNVGSWDELVLGCCTLVWIKRPKDL